The Syngnathus typhle isolate RoL2023-S1 ecotype Sweden linkage group LG11, RoL_Styp_1.0, whole genome shotgun sequence genome contains a region encoding:
- the fancd2 gene encoding Fanconi anemia group D2 protein isoform X1, giving the protein MKKMKRPNSSVGNEKKQDASSTKPKKSRTLGRQSKVSAAEETDESVFSTFIREAGVTLTHGSDSNEIAVDQVVFQKRIKQKLQKSPRYPGILHEFISGLESHIDDIDRFRNCLLPCVPRLPDDDPSCVSSFQESLLRMLLGIEMLQTLIINTLLEKLPEYMLNSADEAGLSIPRTIINQFKWLDKVVESKELAAKLMELLAVAPVDVQCDIITSLPEILEDSQHNDIARELNSLLKENTQLTVAILDALSSLNISSSLLTEVREAVMTTIAAVQLEDLPVVVKFVLHSAQASDALEVVCGLRKKLELEQCVLPSVLQASQSRLKSKGATASNSATATTGNQDSVTLIVETIKSAVRFQKSISEAWLKAIQSVEEIEDHKVIDLLVLFILHSTNANQSRRGAENVLRMKVLRGYFTSILALAQNLLRSPVPCAVQFAGLMYRHSFAAFDTYCQQEVVGSLVTHVCSGVGSEVDMALELLCGLITENPTEMGPYAVFVKGILDYLDNLTPQQIRRLFYLLSKLAFGPQQSSHIQDDMHIVIRKQLSSTAPKYKRIGIIGGVMIIGSMGACVPSVKASQNISLPPERFRQSSALFELVQSSSETSPEATALYCDELANLIQTSTLDPQVQEKICNRVLDVFQDDFVVDLGPEISGSFPFPARIMYNLDEDESQGGIAINLMPLLAKDMHGKAERHRRDKKDKNSLVSRSALCLSPFFRLLRFCEEKQNQGDLEEIDALLGCPVILTDMDVVEKIDSLSKVEKEFVCTLLFHTINWFREVVNAFCKIKDKEMKMKVMTRLQNITYLHTLLERALAVTPGYVPPVANFDGESTEIIVPNTAAPLNKAKKGKKRKAPGKNASGSSSPVEDKIEEDETQQEPEEEKEKEKEARQGVNLASYRQFFRELDMEILSVLQCGLRTRSMLDSEFGNKEHQGVLLGPAELFFLLEDMLRKVEFRLTAVPAKRLPFLKVRADKSIGFSHLQQMSPKDVASFCVQMLPALCSHLENCHNHFQTLLSDNDGLVDGPATDAQEHQLISSCCQLLLQVFNTIFRWSGFSQPGQRNLLKKALGVLAGRLKDGGAELNLELLVKHSFEYLLKFRSSIPNLSSALCLSQLLSTVSEKGGNVIVYREQTASLARGFLCQSWVTVSGEKQRGAKFNEALLALLSIYMDHVDDVLKAVEEIANEGFSQMRNASKDESSDSWPTLSKQTFVVFYKVLMVELEKSVRKIPSGKICDSSEAQSEKLLTWTLAVRNFHILVSQVKVFGLRPVLNVCLKYGRLFLDSFLKLGMPLLDYSFKRHKEDVQNLLKTFQLSTRQLHYICGHSKINQDTSLTSHVPALKKSLEVFVYRVKAMLTLNNCQEAFWMGNLKNRNLKGEEILSQRTEESEEEEEEVVDPQGQSEEEEQASDAEKQNKRNREDSDDQNQSDDSETN; this is encoded by the exons atgaagaagatgaaaagACCAAACTCGTCTGTGGGTAATGAAAAGAAACAAGACGCTTCATCAACTA AGCCAAAGAAGAGCCGCACCCTTGGTCGCCAGTCTAAGGTGTCTGCTGCAGAAGAGACAGATGAAAGTGTATTTAGTACGTTTATTCGAGAAGCGGGTGTCACATTGACTCACGGCAGCGACTCAAACGAGATTG CTGTTGACCAGGTGGTGTTTCAAAAAAGGATAAAACAGAAGTTGCAGAAGAGTCCCAGGTACCCTGGT ATTCTACACGAATTCATCAGTGGACTGGAGTCTCACATTGACGACATAGACAGGTTTAGGAACTGCCTCCTCCCTTGTGTTCCAAGACTGCCCGATGATGATCCCAG CTGTGTCAGCTCCTTCCAGGAAAGCCTGTTGCGTATGCTGCTTGGCATTGAGATGCTTCAG ACGCTTATTATTAACACGTTGCTTGAGAAACTACCTGAATATATGCTCAACAG TGCTGATGAAGCCGGACTCAGTATTCCACGCACTATCATTAACCAGTTCAAGTGGCTTGACAAAGTGGTGGAAAGCAAG GAGCTGGCAGCCAAGCTAATGGAGCTGCTGGCAGTGGCACCAGTGGACGTCCAGTGTGACATCATCACCAGCCTGCCGGAGATATTGGAGGACTCGCAGCACAATGACATAGCCAGGGAGCTGAA TTCTTTACTGAAGGAGAACACTCAGTTGACCGTGGCTATCTTAGATGCGCTCTCAAGCCTGAACATCAGCTCTTCATTACTGACTGAG GTTCGAGAAGCTGTTATGACTACCATCGCGGCAGTGCAACTGGAAGACCTGCCAGTGGTGGTCAAATTTGTTTTGCATTCCGCTCAAGCGTCTGATGCATTGGAG GTGGTGTGTGGGCTCCGCAAGAAGCTTGAACTGGAGCAGTGTGTTCTCCCTTCTGTACTGCAAGCATCCCAGAGCCGCCTAAAGAGCAAAGGAGCAACGGC GTCCAACTCGGCTACAGCAACCACCGGCAACCAGGATAGCGTTACCCTGATCGTGGAGACCATTAAATCAGCAGTGCGCTTCCAGAAGAGCATATCTGAGGCCTGGCTCAAG GCAATCCAGTCTGTGGAAGAAATTGAGGACCACAAG GTGATAGATCTTCTGGTCCTGTTCATCCTGCACTCCACTAACGCCAACCAGAGTCGCCGGGGCGCCGAGAACGTGCTGAGGATGAAA GTCCTGCGGGGATACTTTACCTCCATCCTTGCCCTGGCTCAGAATTTGCTGCGCTCGCCAGTCCCCTGCGCGGTCCAGTTTGCTGGGCTCATGTATCGGCATTCCTTCGCCGCTTTCGATACGTACTGTCAGCAG GAGGTTGTGGGCTCGCTGGTGACCCACGTCTGCAGTGGTGTTGGCAGCGAGGTGGACATGGCCCTGGAGCTGCTCTGCGGTCTGATTACTGAAAACCCGACAGAAATGGGACCATATGCCGTTTTTGTCAAG GGAATTCTGGACTACCTGGACAATCTCACACCTCAGCAAATTCGCAGACTTTTCTATCTGCTGAGCAAGCTGGCATTTGGACCACAGCAAAGCTCACACATTCAG GACGACATGCACATTGTGATCCGCAAACAACTCTCCAGCACCGCGCCCAAGTACAAGCGCATCGGGATCATTGGTGGCGTGATGATTATAGGCAGCATGGGGGCATGCGT ACCTAGCGTCAAAGCTAGTCAGAACATCTCGTTACCGCCAGAGAGATTCAGACAG TCGTCAGCTCTGTTTGAGTTGGTGCAGTCCAGTAGTGAGACTTCACCTGAGGCGACAGCTTTGTACTGTGACGAGCTGGCCAATTTGATTCAAACATCCACTCTGGACCCACAAGTGCAG GAAAAGATCTGCAACAGAGTCTTAGACGTCTTCCAGGATGACTTTGTGGTGGATCTGGGTCCAGAAATATCAGG GTCCTTCCCCTTCCCAGCCCGCATCATGTACAACCTAGACGAGGATGAAAGTCAAGGAGGCATCGCCATCAACTTGATGCCTCTGCTGGCTAAAGACATGCATGGAAAGGCGGAGCGGCATCGTCGAGACAAGAAGGACAAAAA TTCTCTTGTCAGCAGGAGTGCTCTCTGCTTGTCCCCATTTTTCCGCCTGCTGCGCTTTTGTGAGGAGAAGCAGAACCAAGGAGACTTGGAGGAGATCGATGCCTTACTGG GCTGCCCTGTCATCTTAACAGACATGGATGTTGTCGAAAAAATTGACAGCCTGTCCAAAGTGGAGAAGGAGTTTGTCTGCACTCTGCTATTTCACACCATCAACTGGTTCAGAGAG GTGGTAAATGCCTTCTGTAAGATCAAAGATAAAGAGATGAAGATGAAAGTGATGACCCGCCTGCAGAACATCACTTATCTTCACACCCTGCTGGAGCGAGCTTTAGCCG TTACTCCTGGCTACGTTCCACCTGTTGCTAACTTTGATGGAGAGAGCACAGAGATAATTGTACCCAACACTGCTGCTCCTTTGAACAAGGCAAAGAAAG GAAAGAAGAGGAAGGCGCCCGGGAAGAATGCTTCTGGCAGTAGCTCTCCAGTGGAGGACAAGATAGAAGAAGATGAAACGCAGCAG GAGccagaggaggagaaggaaaaaGAGAAGGAGGCCCGACAAGGAGTCAACCTGGCTTCGTACAGGCAATTTTTCAGGGAGCTCGACATGGAGATTCTCAGTGTGTTGCAGTGCGGCTTGCGGACCCGCTCAATGCTGGATTCTGAGTTCGGCAACAAG GAGCACCAGGGGGTTCTTTTGGGTCCGGCAGAGCTGTTTTTCCTGCTGGAAGATATGCTTCGAAAAGTAGAGTTTCGTCTGACGGCTGTCCCGGCCAAAAGACTGCCTTTCCTCAAG GTGAGGGCCGACAAGAGCATAGGCTTCTCTCACCTGCAACAGATGAGCCCCAAGGATGTAGCTTCCTTCTGTGTCCAGATGCTGCCTGCCCTCTGCTCTCACTTGGAGAACTGTCACAACCATTTCCAG ACGTTGCTCTCCGACAACGACGGACTTGTGGACGGGCCCGCCACAGACGCTCAGGAGCACCAGTTAATATCTTCTTGCTGCCAGCTTCTCCTGCAAGTGTTCAACACTATCTTTCGCTG GTCTGGATTCAGCCAGCCAGGTCAGCGAAACTTGCTGAAGAAAGCTTTAGGAGTTTTGGCGGGACGACTTAAAGATGGAGGAGCTGAGCTGAACCTGGAGCTGCTTGTTAA ACACAGCTTTGAATACCTGCTGAAGTTCCGCAGCAGCATTCCGAATCTCAGTTCAGCTCTGTGCCTCTCTCAGCTGCTGTCCACTGTTTCTGAGAAAGGAGGCAACGtcattgtttacagggagcagACTG CTTCCCTTGCACGAGGCTTCCTGTGCCAGTCGTGGGTGACGGTCAGTGGTGAAAAGCAACGAGGGGCCAAGTTCAATGAAGCACTTCTCGCTCTCCTCAG CATCTACATGGATCACGTGGATGATGTTCTGAAAGCGGTGGAGGAAATAGCGAATGAAGGCTTTTCTCAGATGAGAAACGCGTCAAAAGACGAGAGCTCTGACTCCTGGCCAACGCTCAGCAA GCAGACATTTGTGGTCTTCTATAAAGTTTTGATGGTAGAGCTGGAAAAATCGGTCCGCAAGATTCCATCTGGGAAAATCTGTGACAGTAGCGAG GCGCAGAGTGAAAAGCTGCTGACATGGACCCTGGCAGTCCGGAACTTCCACATCCTGGTCAGCCAAGTAAAG GTGTTTGGCTTGAGGCCTGTCCTGAATGTGTGCCTTAAG TACGGACGTCTTTTTTTGGATTCGTTCCTGAAGTTGGGGATGCCGCTGCTCGACTACAGTTTCAAAAGGCACAAG GAGGATGTGCAGAATCTGTTAAAGACCTTCCAGCTCAGCACTCGACAGCTTCATTATATTTGCGGACACTCCAAG ATTAATCAGGACACAAGTTTGACCAGCCACGTCCCGGCCTTGAAGAAAAGTCTCGAGGTGTTTGTCTACAGAGTGAAGGCCATGCTCACCCTCAACAACTGTCAGGAGGCTTTTTGGATGGGCAACCTGAAAAATCGCAACCTTAAG GGTGAAGAGATTCTTTCTCAAAGGACAGAAGAAagtgaagaggaagaggaagaagtagTGGATCCGCAGGGCCAATCTGAGGAAGAG GAGCAGGCCAGCGACGCTGAGAAGCAAAACAAGAGGAACAGAGAAGACAGTGACGATCAGAATCAATCAGATGACTCTGAAACAAACTAA
- the fancd2 gene encoding Fanconi anemia group D2 protein isoform X2 — protein sequence MKKMKRPNSSVGNEKKQDASSTKPKKSRTLGRQSKVSAAEETDESVFSTFIREAGVTLTHGSDSNEIAVDQVVFQKRIKQKLQKSPRYPGILHEFISGLESHIDDIDRFRNCLLPCVPRLPDDDPSCVSSFQESLLRMLLGIEMLQTLIINTLLEKLPEYMLNSADEAGLSIPRTIINQFKWLDKVVESKELAAKLMELLAVAPVDVQCDIITSLPEILEDSQHNDIARELNSLLKENTQLTVAILDALSSLNISSSLLTEVREAVMTTIAAVQLEDLPVVVKFVLHSAQASDALEVVCGLRKKLELEQCVLPSVLQASQSRLKSKGATASNSATATTGNQDSVTLIVETIKSAVRFQKSISEAWLKAIQSVEEIEDHKVIDLLVLFILHSTNANQSRRGAENVLRMKVLRGYFTSILALAQNLLRSPVPCAVQFAGLMYRHSFAAFDTYCQQEVVGSLVTHVCSGVGSEVDMALELLCGLITENPTEMGPYAVFVKGILDYLDNLTPQQIRRLFYLLSKLAFGPQQSSHIQDDMHIVIRKQLSSTAPKYKRIGIIGGVMIIGSMGACVPSVKASQNISLPPERFRQSSALFELVQSSSETSPEATALYCDELANLIQTSTLDPQVQEKICNRVLDVFQDDFVVDLGPEISGSFPFPARIMYNLDEDESQGGIAINLMPLLAKDMHGKAERHRRDKKDKNRSALCLSPFFRLLRFCEEKQNQGDLEEIDALLGCPVILTDMDVVEKIDSLSKVEKEFVCTLLFHTINWFREVVNAFCKIKDKEMKMKVMTRLQNITYLHTLLERALAVTPGYVPPVANFDGESTEIIVPNTAAPLNKAKKGKKRKAPGKNASGSSSPVEDKIEEDETQQEPEEEKEKEKEARQGVNLASYRQFFRELDMEILSVLQCGLRTRSMLDSEFGNKEHQGVLLGPAELFFLLEDMLRKVEFRLTAVPAKRLPFLKVRADKSIGFSHLQQMSPKDVASFCVQMLPALCSHLENCHNHFQTLLSDNDGLVDGPATDAQEHQLISSCCQLLLQVFNTIFRWSGFSQPGQRNLLKKALGVLAGRLKDGGAELNLELLVKHSFEYLLKFRSSIPNLSSALCLSQLLSTVSEKGGNVIVYREQTASLARGFLCQSWVTVSGEKQRGAKFNEALLALLSIYMDHVDDVLKAVEEIANEGFSQMRNASKDESSDSWPTLSKQTFVVFYKVLMVELEKSVRKIPSGKICDSSEAQSEKLLTWTLAVRNFHILVSQVKVFGLRPVLNVCLKYGRLFLDSFLKLGMPLLDYSFKRHKEDVQNLLKTFQLSTRQLHYICGHSKINQDTSLTSHVPALKKSLEVFVYRVKAMLTLNNCQEAFWMGNLKNRNLKGEEILSQRTEESEEEEEEVVDPQGQSEEEEQASDAEKQNKRNREDSDDQNQSDDSETN from the exons atgaagaagatgaaaagACCAAACTCGTCTGTGGGTAATGAAAAGAAACAAGACGCTTCATCAACTA AGCCAAAGAAGAGCCGCACCCTTGGTCGCCAGTCTAAGGTGTCTGCTGCAGAAGAGACAGATGAAAGTGTATTTAGTACGTTTATTCGAGAAGCGGGTGTCACATTGACTCACGGCAGCGACTCAAACGAGATTG CTGTTGACCAGGTGGTGTTTCAAAAAAGGATAAAACAGAAGTTGCAGAAGAGTCCCAGGTACCCTGGT ATTCTACACGAATTCATCAGTGGACTGGAGTCTCACATTGACGACATAGACAGGTTTAGGAACTGCCTCCTCCCTTGTGTTCCAAGACTGCCCGATGATGATCCCAG CTGTGTCAGCTCCTTCCAGGAAAGCCTGTTGCGTATGCTGCTTGGCATTGAGATGCTTCAG ACGCTTATTATTAACACGTTGCTTGAGAAACTACCTGAATATATGCTCAACAG TGCTGATGAAGCCGGACTCAGTATTCCACGCACTATCATTAACCAGTTCAAGTGGCTTGACAAAGTGGTGGAAAGCAAG GAGCTGGCAGCCAAGCTAATGGAGCTGCTGGCAGTGGCACCAGTGGACGTCCAGTGTGACATCATCACCAGCCTGCCGGAGATATTGGAGGACTCGCAGCACAATGACATAGCCAGGGAGCTGAA TTCTTTACTGAAGGAGAACACTCAGTTGACCGTGGCTATCTTAGATGCGCTCTCAAGCCTGAACATCAGCTCTTCATTACTGACTGAG GTTCGAGAAGCTGTTATGACTACCATCGCGGCAGTGCAACTGGAAGACCTGCCAGTGGTGGTCAAATTTGTTTTGCATTCCGCTCAAGCGTCTGATGCATTGGAG GTGGTGTGTGGGCTCCGCAAGAAGCTTGAACTGGAGCAGTGTGTTCTCCCTTCTGTACTGCAAGCATCCCAGAGCCGCCTAAAGAGCAAAGGAGCAACGGC GTCCAACTCGGCTACAGCAACCACCGGCAACCAGGATAGCGTTACCCTGATCGTGGAGACCATTAAATCAGCAGTGCGCTTCCAGAAGAGCATATCTGAGGCCTGGCTCAAG GCAATCCAGTCTGTGGAAGAAATTGAGGACCACAAG GTGATAGATCTTCTGGTCCTGTTCATCCTGCACTCCACTAACGCCAACCAGAGTCGCCGGGGCGCCGAGAACGTGCTGAGGATGAAA GTCCTGCGGGGATACTTTACCTCCATCCTTGCCCTGGCTCAGAATTTGCTGCGCTCGCCAGTCCCCTGCGCGGTCCAGTTTGCTGGGCTCATGTATCGGCATTCCTTCGCCGCTTTCGATACGTACTGTCAGCAG GAGGTTGTGGGCTCGCTGGTGACCCACGTCTGCAGTGGTGTTGGCAGCGAGGTGGACATGGCCCTGGAGCTGCTCTGCGGTCTGATTACTGAAAACCCGACAGAAATGGGACCATATGCCGTTTTTGTCAAG GGAATTCTGGACTACCTGGACAATCTCACACCTCAGCAAATTCGCAGACTTTTCTATCTGCTGAGCAAGCTGGCATTTGGACCACAGCAAAGCTCACACATTCAG GACGACATGCACATTGTGATCCGCAAACAACTCTCCAGCACCGCGCCCAAGTACAAGCGCATCGGGATCATTGGTGGCGTGATGATTATAGGCAGCATGGGGGCATGCGT ACCTAGCGTCAAAGCTAGTCAGAACATCTCGTTACCGCCAGAGAGATTCAGACAG TCGTCAGCTCTGTTTGAGTTGGTGCAGTCCAGTAGTGAGACTTCACCTGAGGCGACAGCTTTGTACTGTGACGAGCTGGCCAATTTGATTCAAACATCCACTCTGGACCCACAAGTGCAG GAAAAGATCTGCAACAGAGTCTTAGACGTCTTCCAGGATGACTTTGTGGTGGATCTGGGTCCAGAAATATCAGG GTCCTTCCCCTTCCCAGCCCGCATCATGTACAACCTAGACGAGGATGAAAGTCAAGGAGGCATCGCCATCAACTTGATGCCTCTGCTGGCTAAAGACATGCATGGAAAGGCGGAGCGGCATCGTCGAGACAAGAAGGACAAAAA CAGGAGTGCTCTCTGCTTGTCCCCATTTTTCCGCCTGCTGCGCTTTTGTGAGGAGAAGCAGAACCAAGGAGACTTGGAGGAGATCGATGCCTTACTGG GCTGCCCTGTCATCTTAACAGACATGGATGTTGTCGAAAAAATTGACAGCCTGTCCAAAGTGGAGAAGGAGTTTGTCTGCACTCTGCTATTTCACACCATCAACTGGTTCAGAGAG GTGGTAAATGCCTTCTGTAAGATCAAAGATAAAGAGATGAAGATGAAAGTGATGACCCGCCTGCAGAACATCACTTATCTTCACACCCTGCTGGAGCGAGCTTTAGCCG TTACTCCTGGCTACGTTCCACCTGTTGCTAACTTTGATGGAGAGAGCACAGAGATAATTGTACCCAACACTGCTGCTCCTTTGAACAAGGCAAAGAAAG GAAAGAAGAGGAAGGCGCCCGGGAAGAATGCTTCTGGCAGTAGCTCTCCAGTGGAGGACAAGATAGAAGAAGATGAAACGCAGCAG GAGccagaggaggagaaggaaaaaGAGAAGGAGGCCCGACAAGGAGTCAACCTGGCTTCGTACAGGCAATTTTTCAGGGAGCTCGACATGGAGATTCTCAGTGTGTTGCAGTGCGGCTTGCGGACCCGCTCAATGCTGGATTCTGAGTTCGGCAACAAG GAGCACCAGGGGGTTCTTTTGGGTCCGGCAGAGCTGTTTTTCCTGCTGGAAGATATGCTTCGAAAAGTAGAGTTTCGTCTGACGGCTGTCCCGGCCAAAAGACTGCCTTTCCTCAAG GTGAGGGCCGACAAGAGCATAGGCTTCTCTCACCTGCAACAGATGAGCCCCAAGGATGTAGCTTCCTTCTGTGTCCAGATGCTGCCTGCCCTCTGCTCTCACTTGGAGAACTGTCACAACCATTTCCAG ACGTTGCTCTCCGACAACGACGGACTTGTGGACGGGCCCGCCACAGACGCTCAGGAGCACCAGTTAATATCTTCTTGCTGCCAGCTTCTCCTGCAAGTGTTCAACACTATCTTTCGCTG GTCTGGATTCAGCCAGCCAGGTCAGCGAAACTTGCTGAAGAAAGCTTTAGGAGTTTTGGCGGGACGACTTAAAGATGGAGGAGCTGAGCTGAACCTGGAGCTGCTTGTTAA ACACAGCTTTGAATACCTGCTGAAGTTCCGCAGCAGCATTCCGAATCTCAGTTCAGCTCTGTGCCTCTCTCAGCTGCTGTCCACTGTTTCTGAGAAAGGAGGCAACGtcattgtttacagggagcagACTG CTTCCCTTGCACGAGGCTTCCTGTGCCAGTCGTGGGTGACGGTCAGTGGTGAAAAGCAACGAGGGGCCAAGTTCAATGAAGCACTTCTCGCTCTCCTCAG CATCTACATGGATCACGTGGATGATGTTCTGAAAGCGGTGGAGGAAATAGCGAATGAAGGCTTTTCTCAGATGAGAAACGCGTCAAAAGACGAGAGCTCTGACTCCTGGCCAACGCTCAGCAA GCAGACATTTGTGGTCTTCTATAAAGTTTTGATGGTAGAGCTGGAAAAATCGGTCCGCAAGATTCCATCTGGGAAAATCTGTGACAGTAGCGAG GCGCAGAGTGAAAAGCTGCTGACATGGACCCTGGCAGTCCGGAACTTCCACATCCTGGTCAGCCAAGTAAAG GTGTTTGGCTTGAGGCCTGTCCTGAATGTGTGCCTTAAG TACGGACGTCTTTTTTTGGATTCGTTCCTGAAGTTGGGGATGCCGCTGCTCGACTACAGTTTCAAAAGGCACAAG GAGGATGTGCAGAATCTGTTAAAGACCTTCCAGCTCAGCACTCGACAGCTTCATTATATTTGCGGACACTCCAAG ATTAATCAGGACACAAGTTTGACCAGCCACGTCCCGGCCTTGAAGAAAAGTCTCGAGGTGTTTGTCTACAGAGTGAAGGCCATGCTCACCCTCAACAACTGTCAGGAGGCTTTTTGGATGGGCAACCTGAAAAATCGCAACCTTAAG GGTGAAGAGATTCTTTCTCAAAGGACAGAAGAAagtgaagaggaagaggaagaagtagTGGATCCGCAGGGCCAATCTGAGGAAGAG GAGCAGGCCAGCGACGCTGAGAAGCAAAACAAGAGGAACAGAGAAGACAGTGACGATCAGAATCAATCAGATGACTCTGAAACAAACTAA